The Euwallacea fornicatus isolate EFF26 chromosome 18, ASM4011564v1, whole genome shotgun sequence genome segment GATTTGTTCATTCTTTCTCTTGTTTGTAAATAACACCTCACACGTAAGAAAAGGTTGAATTGAAAGCAATATTCGCCCTTTACTACTTTACCTAAGGACTAGAAAGACAATttttgttgacgttttggtGACAGTAATTCTTGCatagaaaagtttttttataaaaaaaaaattaaattcacagAATTCAAGTCTATGGAATGCCCGCATGAAAAACATGTGATAAACACTCAGACAATCCTCATCTCTGTTGATGAGGAATgactgaacatttttttgcgaaGTAATGTGAAGACTAAAAGATTGATTTAAGACCAGTGAATGGTGTTCGATCATCATgcctaatttaatttgttttttcttttttttttaaattttattagctATATTCATGAATCCTCTAAAAGGTATTtgttagttttaaatttattctttaaGTCCTAGGTTGATCTTTTATTCAAGCATATGCAGTCAATGAATACTCCATTTCGggcaaacaaaaactttttaaaatttatatttagtgATTTTCTTACTCAAATAATATTCATTATACCTCCTTCTATATACCcgctaaaaatttcaaacttaaatGCATTACCGACTCCTATCTATATGTATTTTCCTTAATGCAAAACTACGAAGATTATTCGAAAAATCAGCTATTTGTcctaatttttggaattttatgattagaaataatgaaaatacaattatatgtatatagttCCTTATGGTAAGTATGGCTTAGAATTctccagttaaaaaaattactggaaCACAGTGAATGTCAATACCCAGGAGCTAcgtattaatttcaattaaatgaattttgattttatcatTCCATCCCATTCATCACTATAAAAACACCTATGCACATCATAGCTAATTTGATGTTGAGCAGATCTTGACCTGACTGGCCTGATGTTTACCTAACCGATAGCGTGAATCGTTTTTCGTTTTGTATTGTTGAGACCGTAGCTTGATCAACAATATGAGTCACTGCTACATTTGCAGTTTTTTCCATTTGCATTTCTAACATTCAAACAATTTGTGTTTCATATCTTCTGGACTTACCGATACTGTATTCCAAACTGATTCAACGGCGCGTACAACTGAACAATATAACTCGCAAACAGCACATAATCTCCAACGTTGAACTGATCAGTGTACACTACATAATAAGCACAGAGTAAACTCCCAGCCAATAAGCCGCAATTGGCGATGAAGTTTTGAGCTGAACTCATCATATTCATTGTGATGATGGTCTTAAACTCCTCGACTTGATACTTGAGGATGGCGTCCTTGAAGACCTCAACTTCATATATCTCAGCTCCGTAGTACTTAACAGTCTCGAAGTTGAGCAAAGAATCCACACTCCTGGCACGCGTTTCATTGTCAGCCAAATTCATGCGTCTCCGGAATTTGGATCTCCATTCAGTAATGGAGATTGTGAACACTGAATTTAAGCGATTTTGGAGTTTTTCGGTATTATTAGACTTAAATAGACTTACTTAAATACACGGCCATTGTAATGCTTATTATCAAACCAAACTTGTAATTAAAGGCTACAAAAAAGTACACAATTGCAATGAGCAAGTCGATGACCGTCGGCCCGAGATAGAAGAGAATCATTTGCAGCAGGGTGTTAATGCTCTCAGTGCCCCTATCCATGATTCTCAAGACTTCTCCAGTCTTTCGGTTTAAGTGCCACCTCAAAGACAAAGAGTGCAAATGCCGAAAGAGTTCCACTTGGACTTCTTTGGTAGTGTATTGCTGTACTCTAATCCAGAGGAACGATCTGAGGTTGTTGAGGAAGCCTATACCTCCCCCTCCTCCTCCTTGCATGAACTTTAGAGCTACATAGGTCAGAATCCAATCCCATCTAAATTCTAGGGGATGGGAGGAAGTTTCCGTCAGGGAATCCACTAAAAATTATGGGTGAGTTTCGAAATGAGTTTCGAGGTACGGAAGAGTTACCGATCTTTTTATTGTACAGTGGGATGAGTAAATTCGCAGCTCTGCCAATTCCAAGTAACACAAAGCAAAACATTACTCGGATTTGAAGTATGGCTGATTTTTTGGGCCATAGAAAAGGAGCTAGAGTTTTGAGCTTTTTCCATAAGCCTATCCATGTGGATTGTGTTTCCTTTTCCTGGGATAAAGATTAACTTCGCTAAAGAAATCCTTAAAGACTTACCTTAAATTTGAGCTTGATGCTTATGTTGTCAAACTGCACTTTGTCCTTTTTCGGTGCATTTGGGTCGATAGCTTGCTCTCTTTCTCCTTTTCTGAAAAATGCTCAATTTAGATTAAATAAACTGTTCAAAAAGGGGTTCAAGTTTCAAAGTAGAGGCAGAAATCAGTCATTAATACAGTATACTTTGATGCACGCTATTTTTCGATATAATCTGAACAGGTGCTAATAAAGAAAGGTTTTATCTATAGGTGAAATTTATAACGTTTTCTTAACATTCACCTGTACACCTTGAAACCAAGGAGCAGTAAAATGGGATTTTGGTGAGTATGGGGAATGGTCAAATCTTACTTGAATACATAATTAATGTCGCGACGGCGCATTTTTAGGCACACGAAAGTTCAGATttgcaattgaaaatgttattaaagcATGTCAAGACTAAATACCACGTATAACTCCTGTTCAAACAAATGTATCAGATATATCTTTTatctttcaaaatatgttgtgttatagagagaaaaacgcaatttgcgaaatattaaaaataaaaaataataaatatttgtgaaagCAAAGTTCCTTAAGTTCTTGTACTTAAAGTTCTACCAAAGTACAATTTTCCTAGATATTTACAGCTTATCCACATGTGAGTTTCTTAAAGGCACAATAACGTTACACCATTTTTCATCAGTATAAATCCCCCCATTCGAACccagttttgtttatttcaggTTAATTCTATTGTTTCTCTCAATACGTATCATAAAGGGTTCTTATTTTGAGTAGTAAACAAGCTGTGTATTATGGAATTGTGTTAACACGCTGATTTTGATTCAGCGCCATTGtcgatttttgtaaaaattcccAAAGCGACTTTTCGTTGTATAAGAATGAAAACGATTTATTTGCTAGATAATTGTATTTGTTCGAGGTTTATGAATTAATTATGTAAGTGTGATGTAAGAAAAAACCGCGGATTTCTTCGAAAtcgatataaaatattatgtaattCCAATATTACTAAGGCATAGAtacaagaaaacaataaacacgattaaaaaaatcacaattttgtttttttttttcaattttaagtcTAAAATGGTTGATTGAATCCAAAGTTCAAGCGATCGTTTGACATGTTTCgcgcttttttaaatgattttttcatcctttgttaattttttacatatgtcttaaattgttgaatatttttattttgaaaacctcatgaaaattcttaaaatgttGCTAAAGTGTGACTCttctaatggaaaataattaattttcctgaaaGAGAATTTATGCTTTTTCTGAGTTCCTCGTAGAGGATTGAAATTGAAGGGAAATGTTCATGCAATTGCTTCTCTTTTTATAGGTATTTGTGAGCGCGTTTGCTGGACACTAAAGCCCAtgctgaaatttcaaattaaatgttttctcatttttgaCTCCGCAAAAGACCTGAGAAGTAGCCTGAACCTGCTCCAGCGTGTGAAATAAATTGCAGTATATGGATACTTTACTTTGATATGCACTATACATAACTGATCTGCAATACGATacgtaaacatttttgaaaagttgtattaatttgatttgtccatttaaaaattatttatccaATTAATGATACCAATAGCTGTTCGTCGGCCAATGAAACAACAAATGCCGCATAAAGATGCCAGCAAAATTAACTCTTAAAAGAGTCTACTCAAAAATACTATCGTATTGtataaagataaaaaagttaatatattttaaacctTACGTGAGTAGAGATGTCAGTACATTCCCATCCCGATGCTTAGGTCTACCTCTACCACCCATAACGTAAACACGAAAATTGGAATTCCCCGTTCACCCGTCGTCCATAAAATGGTAGCACCCTCGCGAACTGTTAATTTAACTGTTCTAGTCAAAGGCCGACAGATTTACCGAGGTTTCACAATACAACAATCAATGTATGaatattcaattattattttaaggtcATATTtcatcaactcgataagattaGCGCAAATTGTCAAATGATTAAGCACAAAATTCGTTTTCAGCTAGCAAACATAATTACTATTCCTGTGATCATCAGTTAATTGAGGGAAATTCATCGGAAAGGTATATAAAAgatctatttttaaacaagttAGGTTTCTGCATTAAAACACGTGTCTGACTACGTTCTGCGATTAAATCATTCAGTTTTACATTTAGGAAGAGCTGTCTTTTTTATAGACAacgataaagtaaaaaaaatgtggttgTTATCGATTATACTTCCTAAaggttaaaaatgaaatgaaaatctcaaatttcatatctcactttaataatcaataaaatataactAACACAATATAATAACATGGGTTAATATATGTAATAAGGCTAAAGAGGTCTAGAAGGGCCTTCCTACGATGGCGGGCAACAAGTTCtataatatgcaaaaatagCAACATTCAcccttttaaataaatacatatttcgtCTCCTTGCCCTATTattcttaatcaaatttcaaaatcaataaatcgcAAGAGGCATAAGGAGATTTCAATCTCCATATGAACACTCTATAATCACATTCTTAGCCCTATTCAATACAACGATTTTACCCATTATTAATCCAAgcaaaaatcaacatttttccCAATAATTGACGAAATACCAAAATACGGATTATTAATGAAATCATCCATAAACCTACGCTTAACCATGATAATCCACTTTACCTATAATAATCCAACTTACCTGCTACATTCTCAAATGAGTATAGAAACagaaagtgttaaaaaaaataatctaggaagtttttttctggaaaaaaaaactataagaGCTTCACGACGTAGTGATCTGCTCCAGGCTGTTTTCCACTGATCCATCTTTGCTTTCCAGCTGTTGTTTCCACATGTTGGCATAAACCCCTTCTTGCCCAATCAGATGCTCATGCctaaataagttttcaataacATATGCATCGGTGTACAAATGGAAAAACTCTACCTTCCTCTCTCAACAATCTCGCCATCCTTCAATACCAGAATTTCGTCTGCATGGATGATGGTAGAAAGTCGATGGGCAACTATGACGGTAGTCCTATTGGCGCACATTCGATTTAAAGAATCCTggaaaaaaaccattaaaatgtCTTGTGGAAAAAAGAGTAATCCTAAGGATGATGTCTGATGATTATTGCTATATGTGGGGAACGCCTTTTGATaacttaaatttcaaaagttcaatGTATTTTCTGTTTGAAATTCCTGTTTTTACAACTGATTTTCTTCCAGAATTAACGTATCACATCTTGCAGTAAAAAAGAACTGATACAAAAGATGATGCCTGCGGCCGAATTTAGAAGCCTAGTACGCAGAAGATATTTATTGGCGACTGACGCTGTCACTTTTTCTCTCGTGTTACATACCTAGTTATGacattattgtaattttgggATTCGATGGGATTTAAGAGGCTTAATTCTACGTATTTACTAATGAAGTGCATTTTAGAGGGCTCTagatataaattaatacattaataaacCCAGAAAtcagcataatttttttctcccCTACATGACTCAGATTACAATTCCTTGCTACCTACCAACTGGACGTCTTATCGACCAAATTTGCAGCCAAAAAACTCACTTGGATATTTCTTTCAGTCTGCGTGTCTAAAGCACTGGTGGCCTCGTCCAAAAGAATGATAGCGGGAGCTTTTAGTAAAGTTCTGGCAATCGCCACTCTCTGTTTTTCACCCCCGCTCAGTCTTAAACCTCTCTCGCCCACCTATAACCAACAACTATTAAAAAGAACTTAATTCAAATGTATAATTGGTAGAGTACTTGAGTTTCATACTGCTCAGGGAATGTTAATATCTTATCGTGAATATCGGCTCCTCTGGCAGCCTCTATAACATCCGAATCAGTGGCGGTCATTCGGCCGTATTTTATGTTGTATCTGAAgtggaaaaatatatatttatatatacgtTAAACTAATGACTCCGGGATATTGACTATCGTCTATTCTATCTATTAAGATGTGCAATAACTCATTGCTAGATTAActtattttgatgaaaatgataaaatcttACTTTATCGAATTGTTGAATAAAACAGTGTCCTGCGGAACTACTCCCACAGCCCTTCTAAGCGATTCTTGCGTGACGGTTTTAATATTCTGACTATCGATTGCAATAGCGCCAGTTTCGACATCGTAAAATCTGAACAATAACCGGATTATTGTACTTTTGCCACTGCCAGACGGCCCTACCTAAAATTGGAGATAAATACATTAGGTGCCCCATAATTAATACTTCATACTTTTgaggaaaaatgattttaaactttaacatcCCGTAACTCGCTTATTATAatcatttattacttttatgtaaataacttGTAGCGTAACTATGTAGTATTAATTATGGGACGCTCTGTATAAACACGTGAAGCATTTTATAAAAAGAGCGTTCCATATCTAGGGAGATTCCATATATAAGGTGCCTTTTTTTCAGCGAGTTTTCAACTGTGTGCAAGGTAAGAATGTCTAGCATCACGACCTCATAAAAGTATGATACAGACAAGACTTGCGAATCACTGACACACTAAATTTTATAGATTGTGCCCGTGGTATGCGATTTTTGTACACTGAATGCAGACACACTGTAATAGACTCAGCAtatataaaatacagggtgtccaatataaaattgtcctaaataaaatttcaacattttcaatatataaaagtattaaaattaaaatttatttagtgaCGCGCATTAATCGTTCTTTATCAAACGACCCGTGAGCTGTACGTTTGCAAAAATGTTGGCTGtaaagttttttatatttcgaaGGGATACCATTTCTTAGACGATTCAGTGGAATATTAACGTAGCGACAAACATGGTCTTTGTTATAcggaataaaataataatcgaCAAAGTTGGATTCTTTTCTTTGAAAGACTCGTGCGATACGCCTTTAATGAGTGAAAGTGGATGTTGCTCGGAGGTGTGTTCCTCCCTTAAAGCTAACTAAAACAAGGGTTCTCCCCTTGCTCTCATATGTCAAAATCCCGTTTAACATGGGGAAGTGCGATACAATATAAGCGCTACGCCCTTTCAGGAGGGAAGGGGCTACTCCGAATGAAGAGAgatacttttaaatattttttaaagtttacacgtaaacttttaagggttaacgatatattaaaaatgttattggaTGGAGAGACGCTCAGAATGGGGCGAGGGGGTAGACAATCGGCGTTAAAtagaattataatttaaactgAAACGGGAGATTCTGATTGTAGTTTTCTGGCGTTTTCAAGAAAGTTTTATGTAAAGTAAGTCAATGACAGCGAAGTAATTAGAAAAACGCCATTGGATGATGGTACTACCAGAATGTGGTCCTGGGAATAGAAAATAgaggaataaaatttttggtttacTTTAAACAGGAAGGTTCTGATTGTTATtcattatcaataattttgagAGCTTCCCATAAAAAAGTATAAGTTGTTGTCACCAAACCTTTTTTCAGCCATTTCGTATATTTTgctgtaattttaaaacacgTTCTGCATTACTCCGGCAACTACCGCATTCAAAATAATCTCATTACAAATATTGAGCAATCCTGCTTAtgtggaacaccctgtatgtagcTGCTAACCTGAAAACTaacattgcattttttaagagTTCATCTAAAGTGGTCATtatgaaaaagttattgaaaacATCGGATAAtgtgttaaataaattcttgTTGAATTGGCAAAATTTGATACAATTCTTGTGATCATTACGCATTTACTTTTTGCAAGGATTAATCTTGccgaatttcaatatttaaatgcgTCATAATGGGaggaaaaaaaacgattttaggATCGAAACCTTCAGCATTAActagcttaatttttttcagcaaAGAGATAAAATGAGCACTGAACATAAATCTACCTACTAAAGCTACTGTTTTCCCTGAAGGCACTGAAAATGTAATATTCTTCAGAACAAGTCTTTCAGGCACATAACTGAAGCTGACGTTGCTAAACTCCACAATCCCCTTCTTTATTACCAAAGGCCCCGCCCCTGGGGCATCAATAATCTCTTTCTcttcttttaataaatcaaacatattttccatatcgataaaattcttttgaatCGACCTAAAAATGCGTTCTATTAACAGCAATTCCATGATTCTCAGGAAGAATTTACCTATAATATGTTCCAAACCAGTTAAGAGGCACATAAAGCTGTACAATATAAGTGGCGAATAACACGTAGTCTCCGGAGCTTAAAGTACCCTTTTCCGCCACCATGTATGCGGCAAGCAAACTTCCAGCCAACAACCCTCCGCATATAATGATATTTTGAACTGTGTTCAAAACATTCAAGGTTACATTGGATTTCCACTCTTCATCCTAAAAAcatgacattttgaaatttcaaattgagcTACAACCCATGTGAACTGACctgatatttatatataatatctCTGAAAGCATCCACTTCATAAGACTCTGCACcataatattttacagtttcaaaatttaacaaagaATCAACGCTTCTAGCTCTAGTTTCATTGTCAGCTAAATTCATCCTTCTGATAAATTTCGTCCTCCACTCAGTCACCCAAATAGTAACACCTGAAAAGCTCCAGCTAAAATCCTGTATAATGAACACACAAGAAACTAACCAATGTACAGAAGCATAGTGACAAATACAATAATTCCAAACCAGATATTGAAGGCGCTGCAGAAGAACACAACTGcaattaaaatgtcaattaaagtGGGCACTATggagaaaaatatatagttcAAGAGGTTGTTTATGCTATCGGTGCCCCTGTCCATGACCCGCAGGACTTCTCCAGTTTTCCTTCCCAAGTGCCACCTTAAAGACAGGCTGTGCAAGTGTGCAAAAAGTTCAACCTACAATATTTAACTTATGTTCAGTTTTCTTGcataaaaatgtcacaaactTCAATCTCTCTGGTGGTGTACTGTGAGATGCGAATCCACAAAAAAGAGCGTAGATTGTTCAAAAATCCCATTCCTCCTGTACCACCGCCTTGCATGAACTTAAACGCCACATATATTAAAATCCAGTCCCATCTAAAAGTGGGTTTTGTAATGCCATCCGAAGTTAAAGAATTCACTGGAAAGCTCTCAGTTATATCTGATCTCAAGTTGAGATCCAAACATACCaataagtttattataaatcTGAACGTAAAGATTGATAACCCTGCCTCCTGCTAGTAGCAATACACAGAAGAAGACTCTAAATTGTAAACACGCATCCTTTTTGGGCCACATGAAGGGCACCAAAACACGCATTTTCTTCCAAAAGTTTTTCCATGGTGACTGGTTGATTTCAAcctaaaaaacttcaaatattcaaattttgaaacttgaGATTAGGAATTAGTTTAAGCTTTCTTGGTAAGGGAACTGTTTACTTTATCATGTGTGACAAGATTGCACAAATgagcattatttattattgaacttACATTAGGCAGGTTCCTAGAGGAATcatttaagttaaaataatcAATGTTTTGTATGATTCCTGGGGCTTTTAATCCCAGGACGAACAACACCAGGCAGGCTACATATCTAACTATAAAGAAGGACATTTCCACTTTATTTGTGATGCTGAAACAACATTCTTTTACCAAAATATTCCTTTTAAACAAGGAACTATTCACCCTTGCAGCTGGAACCACCAATTCttcttattcaaatttaaaaatatcaggtTTTCACACACAAAAACTAGAGTCCAGAATAATAAAAGCACTACTCCATGACCTCTAGTAGGTACTGAAGGCAGTAAATAGTGCCTTTCCACTCTAATCACCCATAATGAGTACATGAAAGAAAACACTGTCAGTACTAAAGTTGTCACCTAAAAATTCCTTTATAAGCTTTACAAAATCAAAGCCTTAAATTAGGTTACCATATATCCATAAATagcagaattttcaaatatagtCACAGATAGGATGAATCTAATGCCATCAAGCACTGGTATGAATATTGTTAAAAGCATTTGCAGAATGTAGAGTTTGGATTTTGTAAGGTGATTTGGGGAGACTTCATTTCCATATTTTCTATAGATATATAACTGAATGGTACCTGGAACATCCTTTTAATAAATCTGACTTTATTTGCAtctattttgttaaatataataataagagTATTATCCCGTGGTTGGTATTTTATTTGAAGGTAATTATCTTACCTGCTAGAAGAATAAATCCGGCAATAATAGTACTGGTGAGACTATCCATAAAACAAGGATTAATCCCATTGTCCACGTGAATCTGCCAAATTGAAGCATTTGGTGGACAGTAAGAATAGTTAGAATGGTTGCTTCGATCCATGGTTATGATGTTTCTATGAATTACTCTAGTTAGCACATCATGGAAGGGAGTAAAGCTATTTTTAGTGAagcttttaaatttagataggAATCTCCATAATCATTGTTTAATAGCATGTCAATGTTCAAATAACTTCATCTTGAAGTAATTCTATACTTTAACGTTTCGCATTAAACACAGATACTTTGTATTTTGTCGTTTTCTTGAAGAATTTGGTGCTAAATACCTGAATATCTCACTTGTAACGTGATGATTACATTTGTAGACCTAGAAACAGGTGCTTACCTACTTCATCCAGACAATTGAGACAAATCTAATCATAGcttaatgaataaattaacaaaaaattacaaaattggttagtttgccttatttttgtttaatcatttacataattttaatgcaaCAATCAGGCACATCTTACAAAGTCAAGTGTCAACAAAGATTATGTTTTGGAGGTTAAATCTGAGTCAGATGAACGTCAGTGTCAGCAGCTGCGCCTGCACAGTATGAAGAGTTGAGTCACTGATCACATTGGCCCGTTGACACGAATTTTGAATTCtggaagtttaaaatttaactatttacttaattatttttaattagatcCTTTTCTATTTGACCCAAATGATGAGATTATCATCGAAGACCTCTTGCAGGCGTTTTTATAGCGTTGATTTTGCAGTCTATTTAGGAACTACGTTGAAAATATGACAACCGCGCGGATGGTGCCATAGGAAgccatttttaactttattttgtttgaatttcaagacaaagggagttttcaataattacttTGGATTGTTTATTGCTGAATGAAGTGTAGCCAATTAATTGTAACATCAGTGCCATTAGGAGATAGTTTTCATGCTGTAAAGGCGTTATTTCGAGGGATCATCAAACGCAATTGGCGATGTTCGCCACAGTTGCAGTCGAAATACCCGGATAATTTTCCTAACCGATTCTATTTCGGAAATCACAGATTTGATTGCTTGACCTACTCtgggattttttttgctttttggtGGTTTGATGAagaactttcaaaattaagtttttttcccTTATGTGAAAGTCGcaatcgaaaataaaacaacgccatcaaattttcgttaatttatttcttacaTTCAGTAAACATACtataacattaaatttcaaatacaccAATAACtcgaaatattatttctagATGTGTGCTCAGAAAATCTTCTATTATAGGACGACGTATATAGTGTAGGAAAAGAAATGTAAAAGattaaaggaataaaaaattcgTTGTGTCCAAAAAACGCCggaaaaataacgttttatgCAGGTGATACAGTACGACGACACTTAGTAATATTTTCCTGTTTCTTAATAAGTAGTACTTAGATGTTTATTACAGACATAGagtaataacaatatattttatgttcagtttaaatttaagtggGTCCTTCTTCGAATAGTCCTAACTATACGTTCCttagaaatttgaaactaTGTACAAATTGACTATTTACCATATTTCAGTACGAAAAAATATCACAGATACAAATATGGTGTGAAATGAAACAATCTCAATCGGAACTgaggaaaagaaaaataaaacaatggcGGGTaagtgaaaatgaaaaatgcaatttttatttaataaaaattaacaaaaaccaGGTTTCTtctttatataaattaataattacactGCTTTAACTTACAACAGCTTTTTACAAGCCCGCACTCGGTCCTTCAACGGAAGATTTattgtacaaaaaaaatctttcaaaatatattataaactTAACTAACATCTTTAAAGCTTGTCTTTCATACCTAGAAACCTACCAACCCAATGTTTCCTTTACTTTAACATTAACGTAACACTTAACGCTGTTTTGTCACATAATAACCGAAACAATCCTCAAATCATATAACACATTCCCCCGTATACAGTTTGTGAAACGTATACTGCAACTATAAATAATGTCTTTTTTGTGATGGTTCGATTTACATTTTTACCCTTAAATCGTAGTTTGCGAAATGAAAAACGAACATTCTAGGCAAGAACATAATAAGAAACTGAGGAATATAATTCTCGAAACTCTGAGCGAACTGCAGCTGTATTCTCTATTCTTCAGTGGCGCGCTcaggttttgatttttttgcccCTGTGTTTTGCACCCAAAAAAATCTCGAGACTGATAGGAAAAATCGCAAATACTCGCGTCAACGTAagtacattaataaattatacgtattatataatataatatttgagCTATTTTGGTAGTTTTAAAGGCAGTCGCCCAACTGACCTATCTAAATATACATTTAAACTGTCTATCAACCCTAAAAACTAATATAAAcctattcaaaaataaaaatataaattctccTTATCGCTGTCAGGCGACTGCCCTCGAAACGATGAGTAAATCGCAAATTAACTAACAATACAAGAATTATAAACTCTGTACAGCCTTAACTAAAGCGGTATTCACAAGTTATGTCTTTATAAACTTTCCTATGCACAGCTTTACAGGCAAAAACCTCTGTCTGTTTTTGGAGATATCAACAATTTTACAATTACATATTGCCGTTGTTGCGAAGCCGGAATTTCGAGGGGctcatttaataattaataaagctATTTCCCGTGTAAAAAATGGATTCGTTGTTAATCGAGGAGAAACAGAGAGGTAGGTTGAGATTTGGTAAGTTTATGTGGAGGTTCAATGGGAAACTTCCGGAGGGCGAGTTGgaaatttgtgtttgagagaagtttgaagaaaataaaaaaaaaggaatttaataaat includes the following:
- the Hmt-1 gene encoding ATP-binding cassette sub-family B member 6 isoform X2, which encodes MDRSNHSNYSYCPPNASIWQIHVDNGINPCFMDSLTSTIIAGFILLAGTIQLYIYRKYGNEVSPNHLTKSKLYILQMLLTIFIPVLDGIRFILSVTIFENSAIYGYMVTTLVLTVFSFMYSLWVIRVERHYLLPSVPTRGHGVVLLLFWTLVFVCENLIFLNLNKKNWWFQLQGITNKVEMSFFIVRYVACLVLFVLGLKAPGIIQNIDYFNLNDSSRNLPNVEINQSPWKNFWKKMRVLVPFMWPKKDACLQFRVFFCVLLLAGGRVINLYVQIYNKLIVNSLTSDGITKPTFRWDWILIYVAFKFMQGGGTGGMGFLNNLRSFLWIRISQYTTREIEVELFAHLHSLSLRWHLGRKTGEVLRVMDRGTDSINNLLNYIFFSIVPTLIDILIAVVFFCSAFNIWFGIIVFVTMLLYIGVTIWVTEWRTKFIRRMNLADNETRARSVDSLLNFETVKYYGAESYEVDAFRDIIYKYQDEEWKSNVTLNVLNTVQNIIICGGLLAGSLLAAYMVAEKGTLSSGDYVLFATYIVQLYVPLNWFGTYYRSIQKNFIDMENMFDLLKEEKEIIDAPGAGPLVIKKGIVEFSNVSFSYVPERLVLKNITFSVPSGKTVALVGPSGSGKSTIIRLLFRFYDVETGAIAIDSQNIKTVTQESLRRAVGVVPQDTVLFNNSIKYNIKYGRMTATDSDVIEAARGADIHDKILTFPEQYETQVGERGLRLSGGEKQRVAIARTLLKAPAIILLDEATSALDTQTERNIQDSLNRMCANRTTVIVAHRLSTIIHADEILVLKDGEIVERGRHEHLIGQEGVYANMWKQQLESKDGSVENSLEQITTS
- the Hmt-1 gene encoding ATP-binding cassette sub-family B member 6 isoform X1, with amino-acid sequence MDRSNHSNYSYCPPNASIWQIHVDNGINPCFMDSLTSTIIAGFILLAGTIQLYIYRKYGNEVSPNHLTKSKLYILQMLLTIFIPVLDGIRFILSVTIFENSAIYGYMVTTLVLTVFSFMYSLWVIRVERHYLLPSVPTRGHGVVLLLFWTLVFVCENLIFLNLNKKNWWFQLQGITNKVEMSFFIVRYVACLVLFVLGLKAPGIIQNIDYFNLNDSSRNLPNVEINQSPWKNFWKKMRVLVPFMWPKKDACLQFRVFFCVLLLAGGRVINLYVQIYNKLIVNSLTSDGITKPTFRWDWILIYVAFKFMQGGGTGGMGFLNNLRSFLWIRISQYTTREIEVELFAHLHSLSLRWHLGRKTGEVLRVMDRGTDSINNLLNYIFFSIVPTLIDILIAVVFFCSAFNIWFGIIVFVTMLLYIGVTIWVTEWRTKFIRRMNLADNETRARSVDSLLNFETVKYYGAESYEVDAFRDIIYKYQDEEWKSNVTLNVLNTVQNIIICGGLLAGSLLAAYMVAEKGTLSSGDYVLFATYIVQLYVPLNWFGTYYRSIQKNFIDMENMFDLLKEEKEIIDAPGAGPLVIKKGIVEFSNVSFSYVPERLVLKNITFSVPSGKTVALVGPSGSGKSTIIRLLFRFYDVETGAIAIDSQNIKTVTQESLRRAVGVVPQDTVLFNNSIKYNIKYGRMTATDSDVIEAARGADIHDKILTFPEQYETQVGERGLRLSGGEKQRVAIARTLLKAPAIILLDEATSALDTQTERNIQDSLNRMCANRTTVIVAHRLSTIIHADEILVLKDGEIVERGRHEHLIGQEGVYANMWKQQLESKDGSVENSLEQITTS